A single genomic interval of Halomonas sp. GT harbors:
- the aceF gene encoding pyruvate dehydrogenase complex dihydrolipoyllysine-residue acetyltransferase, which yields MSSEIIKVPDIGGDADVEIIEIAVSEGDVIEAEDTLITLESDKASMDVPAPKGGKVLKVLVKEGDTVSEGDDIVELEVEGGADGGEETSAPASDSQPNDAPAKEDKPKEPTKEQAPAAKKASGGKQTVDIKVPDLGGSDNVEIIEVAVSAGDEVNAEDTLITLESDKASMDVPSPHGGKIVALTVKEGDTVSEGDVIGQMEIAGEGSDDSADAPQAQAASQTSSAPEAVAVEESAVEEDSGSGEPERKEIRVPDLSGSSDVPIIEIGVAAGDEVNEEDPLITLESDKASMDVPSPYKGKLLELTVKEGDTVSEGDVIGYIEVAGAKKAAPKKAAPEKAPSSSASQSSAKPTASSPEGTPSPEAQMASHKPRDGKLVHAGPAVRMLARELGVDLGLVKPSGPKDRVLKEDVQAYVKQAIANQGKAQTAAAPAASGGAGIPAIPDVDFSQFGDVEEKPMGRLLKMGATNLHRSWLNVPHVTQFDEADITELESFRKAMKAEAEAQGAKLTPLPFMVKACAFALRKFPQFNVSLKGDGETLVWKNYVHIGIAVDTPDGLMVPVVRNADKKSLIEIAKEMAELGKKAQTKKLKRDEMTGGCFTISSLGSIGGTAFTPIVNAPEVAILGVSKAQMKPVWDGNAFQPRLMMPLSLSYDHRAINGADAARFTAFLADVLTDIRRLLL from the coding sequence TTGAGTAGCGAAATCATCAAAGTTCCCGATATCGGTGGCGATGCCGATGTCGAAATCATCGAGATTGCGGTGTCAGAAGGCGACGTCATTGAAGCGGAAGACACCCTAATCACCCTGGAATCTGACAAAGCCAGCATGGACGTCCCGGCCCCGAAAGGCGGCAAGGTGCTCAAAGTGCTGGTGAAAGAAGGCGATACCGTCTCTGAAGGCGACGACATCGTTGAGCTGGAGGTTGAAGGTGGCGCAGACGGTGGCGAAGAGACGTCAGCCCCCGCGTCTGACAGCCAGCCCAACGACGCGCCAGCGAAAGAAGACAAACCGAAAGAACCGACTAAAGAGCAAGCCCCAGCCGCTAAAAAAGCCAGTGGCGGCAAGCAAACGGTCGATATTAAAGTGCCGGACTTGGGTGGTTCAGACAACGTTGAAATCATCGAAGTCGCGGTCAGCGCCGGCGATGAGGTCAACGCTGAAGACACTTTGATCACCCTCGAGTCGGATAAAGCCTCGATGGATGTACCCAGCCCGCACGGTGGTAAGATCGTTGCGCTTACGGTGAAAGAAGGCGATACCGTCTCGGAAGGCGACGTGATCGGCCAGATGGAAATCGCTGGCGAGGGTAGTGACGACAGCGCAGACGCGCCGCAAGCGCAAGCCGCTAGCCAAACCAGCAGCGCGCCGGAAGCAGTGGCTGTTGAAGAGTCTGCGGTTGAAGAAGATAGCGGTAGCGGTGAGCCTGAGCGCAAAGAGATTCGCGTACCTGATCTGTCAGGCTCTTCTGACGTGCCGATTATCGAAATTGGTGTGGCGGCAGGTGATGAGGTTAACGAAGAAGACCCTCTTATCACTCTGGAGTCTGACAAAGCATCGATGGACGTGCCGAGTCCTTATAAAGGCAAGCTTTTAGAACTTACTGTGAAAGAGGGTGACACTGTCTCTGAAGGCGATGTGATTGGCTACATAGAAGTAGCTGGTGCCAAGAAGGCAGCCCCTAAAAAAGCGGCGCCGGAGAAAGCTCCGTCCTCTAGTGCCAGTCAGTCAAGTGCTAAGCCTACCGCTTCTTCACCAGAAGGTACGCCTAGCCCTGAAGCGCAGATGGCCTCTCATAAGCCCCGCGATGGGAAACTGGTACATGCAGGCCCAGCAGTACGCATGCTGGCACGTGAACTTGGCGTAGACCTCGGTCTTGTTAAGCCTAGTGGCCCGAAAGACCGGGTGCTGAAAGAAGATGTGCAGGCCTACGTGAAACAGGCCATTGCCAACCAAGGTAAAGCACAAACAGCGGCTGCCCCAGCAGCGAGTGGTGGTGCTGGCATTCCCGCAATACCGGACGTCGACTTCAGTCAGTTTGGCGACGTAGAAGAGAAGCCGATGGGGCGCCTGCTCAAGATGGGCGCGACGAATCTGCACCGCAGCTGGCTCAATGTGCCTCACGTGACGCAGTTCGACGAGGCCGACATTACCGAGCTCGAAAGCTTCCGTAAAGCCATGAAAGCCGAGGCCGAAGCCCAAGGCGCCAAGCTGACACCGTTGCCGTTTATGGTTAAAGCCTGTGCCTTTGCACTGCGTAAGTTCCCCCAGTTCAACGTCAGCCTGAAAGGTGACGGCGAAACGCTGGTATGGAAAAACTACGTGCATATTGGGATTGCCGTGGATACACCTGATGGTCTGATGGTGCCGGTAGTGCGCAACGCCGATAAAAAATCCTTGATTGAGATTGCCAAGGAGATGGCGGAGCTCGGCAAGAAAGCGCAAACCAAGAAGCTTAAGCGCGACGAGATGACCGGTGGCTGCTTCACCATTTCGAGCCTTGGCTCTATTGGTGGAACCGCGTTCACACCGATCGTTAATGCGCCGGAAGTAGCGATCCTGGGGGTGTCGAAAGCGCAGATGAAACCGGTGTGGGATGGCAATGCCTTCCAGCCGCGCTTAATGATGCCGCTATCGCTTTCCTACGATCACCGGGCGATTAACGGTGCGGATGCCGCCCGCTTTACGGCATTCCTGGCGGATGTGTTGACGGACATTCGCCGATTACTGCTGTAA
- the aceE gene encoding pyruvate dehydrogenase (acetyl-transferring), homodimeric type, translating into MSLETREDLDPLETTEWLESLESVLDREGEDRARYLMTRLADRLRRDGMKVPFSVTTPHRNTIPVHREAPMPGDLFMERRIRSLIRYNAIAQVIRNNRANPGLGGHIASFMSSATLYDVGFNHFFRAPKGDFEGDLIYIQGHVAPGIYARSYLEGRLSEEQMDKFRREVDGDGLSSYPHPWLMPDYWQFPTVSMGLGPIQAIYQAHVMKYLHHRELKDMYDRKIWCFMGDGECDEPESLGAISLAGRENLDNLIFVINCNLQRLDGPVRGNSRVMDEFEGVFRGAGWNVIKVVWGRHWDPLFEKDKKGILQKRMDEAVDGEYQNYKANGGSYTREHFFGKYPETEAMVNDLSDEDIWKLNRGGHDPFKVYAAYHEAVNQTNGKPTVILAHTVKGYGMGSGDGEAANEAHQVKSMEYEALRKFRDRFGIPLTDEQLKDVPYYKPEEDSPELKYMHLQRERLNGYLPSRRSDFEALEIPSLEDKTFASQMVGSKGREVSTTMAFVRVLNGLVKDKKLGKHVVPIIPDEARTFGMEGMFRQLGIYTSEGQKYEPVDKGQIMFYREDQKGQILEEGISEAGAMSAWIAAATSYSNNNVTLLPFYVYYSMFGFQRIGDLAWAAGDLQARGFMVGGTAGRTTLNGEGLQHQDGHSLIQASTIPNCRSYDPTYAHEVAVILQDGLKRMFSDKENCFYYLTVMNENYEHPALETVPTDDIVKGMYLLNETQGDKGRVQLLGSGTILREVEAAAELLANDWGIGADIWSVTSFNELRREALLLEREAFLNPDVEGNKPHVTKCLEGRDGPVIASTDYMKLYADQVRAWVPSEYTVLGTDGFGRSDTREKLRYFFEVDRYFVTVAALRALADRGELDRKHVGEALKKYGIDANKPNPLTS; encoded by the coding sequence ATGAGTCTGGAGACAAGAGAAGATCTCGATCCGCTCGAAACCACGGAGTGGCTGGAATCCCTGGAATCAGTACTGGATCGTGAGGGCGAAGATCGTGCCCGCTACCTGATGACCCGCTTGGCGGATCGCCTGCGCCGGGACGGGATGAAGGTGCCCTTCTCGGTGACAACCCCGCACCGGAATACGATCCCTGTGCATCGCGAAGCACCGATGCCCGGCGATCTGTTTATGGAGCGCCGCATTCGGTCGTTGATTCGTTACAACGCCATTGCCCAGGTCATCCGTAATAACCGCGCCAACCCCGGGCTGGGTGGCCACATTGCCAGCTTTATGTCGTCAGCCACGCTGTACGATGTTGGCTTTAACCACTTCTTCCGCGCCCCCAAAGGCGACTTTGAAGGCGACCTGATTTACATCCAGGGCCACGTTGCCCCGGGTATTTACGCGCGTTCCTACTTGGAAGGCCGTTTATCAGAAGAGCAGATGGACAAATTCCGTCGCGAAGTCGACGGCGATGGCCTGTCTTCCTACCCGCACCCGTGGCTGATGCCGGATTATTGGCAGTTCCCCACGGTGTCCATGGGCCTTGGCCCGATTCAGGCCATCTACCAAGCCCACGTGATGAAGTACCTGCATCACCGTGAGCTGAAAGACATGTACGACCGCAAGATCTGGTGCTTTATGGGCGACGGCGAGTGTGATGAGCCGGAGTCACTGGGCGCGATCTCCCTGGCGGGTCGTGAAAACCTCGATAACCTGATCTTCGTCATCAACTGCAACCTGCAGCGCTTGGACGGTCCGGTACGCGGCAACTCCCGCGTTATGGACGAGTTCGAAGGCGTATTCCGTGGTGCCGGTTGGAACGTCATCAAGGTCGTCTGGGGGCGTCACTGGGATCCGCTGTTCGAGAAGGACAAGAAAGGCATCCTGCAAAAACGCATGGATGAAGCGGTCGACGGTGAGTACCAGAACTACAAGGCCAACGGCGGCTCGTACACCCGTGAGCACTTCTTCGGTAAGTACCCCGAAACCGAAGCGATGGTCAACGACCTGTCTGATGAAGACATCTGGAAGCTCAACCGCGGTGGCCACGACCCGTTCAAGGTCTACGCGGCCTACCACGAAGCGGTCAACCAGACCAACGGTAAGCCCACGGTCATTCTGGCGCATACCGTCAAAGGCTACGGCATGGGCAGTGGCGATGGCGAAGCCGCCAACGAAGCCCACCAGGTCAAGAGCATGGAGTACGAGGCGTTGCGTAAATTCCGCGACCGCTTTGGTATTCCGCTCACCGACGAGCAGCTTAAAGATGTGCCCTATTACAAGCCGGAAGAAGACTCTCCCGAGCTTAAGTACATGCACCTGCAGCGGGAACGCTTAAACGGCTACCTGCCGAGCCGCCGCAGTGACTTTGAAGCGCTGGAGATCCCCAGCCTGGAAGACAAAACCTTTGCCTCGCAAATGGTGGGTTCCAAAGGGCGCGAAGTCTCGACCACCATGGCGTTCGTGCGCGTTCTGAACGGTCTGGTGAAGGATAAGAAGCTCGGCAAACATGTCGTCCCGATTATTCCTGACGAAGCGCGTACCTTCGGCATGGAAGGCATGTTCCGTCAGCTCGGGATCTACACCTCGGAAGGTCAGAAGTATGAGCCGGTCGATAAAGGCCAGATCATGTTCTACCGCGAGGATCAGAAAGGCCAGATTCTCGAAGAAGGGATTAGTGAGGCCGGTGCCATGTCCGCATGGATTGCCGCCGCGACGTCCTACAGCAACAACAACGTCACCCTGCTGCCGTTCTACGTCTACTACTCGATGTTCGGTTTCCAGCGCATTGGTGACTTGGCCTGGGCCGCCGGTGACCTGCAAGCCCGCGGCTTTATGGTTGGCGGCACCGCCGGGCGTACCACGCTCAACGGTGAAGGTCTGCAGCACCAGGATGGCCACAGCTTGATTCAAGCCTCCACCATCCCCAACTGCCGCAGTTACGACCCGACCTACGCCCACGAAGTGGCGGTCATCCTCCAGGATGGTTTGAAGCGCATGTTCTCCGACAAAGAGAACTGCTTCTACTACCTGACGGTGATGAACGAAAACTACGAACACCCCGCGCTTGAGACCGTGCCCACCGACGATATCGTCAAAGGCATGTATCTGCTCAACGAAACGCAGGGCGATAAAGGCCGCGTGCAACTGCTGGGCTCCGGCACCATCCTGCGCGAAGTCGAAGCGGCTGCGGAGCTGTTGGCCAACGACTGGGGCATTGGCGCGGATATCTGGAGCGTGACCAGCTTTAACGAGCTGCGTCGCGAAGCCCTTCTGCTGGAGCGTGAAGCCTTCTTGAACCCGGACGTTGAGGGCAATAAGCCCCACGTGACGAAGTGCCTGGAAGGACGTGACGGCCCGGTGATTGCCTCCACCGACTACATGAAGCTCTACGCCGACCAGGTGCGTGCCTGGGTGCCGAGCGAGTACACCGTGCTGGGCACGGACGGCTTTGGCCGTTCCGACACCCGCGAGAAGCTGCGCTACTTCTTTGAAGTAGACCGCTACTTCGTCACCGTGGCGGCGCTACGTGCGCTGGCAGACCGTGGTGAGCTTGATCGCAAGCACGTCGGCGAGGCGCTGAAGAAGTATGGCATTGACGCCAACAAGCCGAACCCGCTGACCAGCTAA
- the ampD gene encoding 1,6-anhydro-N-acetylmuramyl-L-alanine amidase AmpD — protein sequence MKRTIGKGQWPSARQKISSNCDLRPKNEVSLLLIHAISLPPGQFSGDAIEALFTNQLEPEDHPYFAEIAHLRVSAHFLIRRNGECLQFVDTDHRAWHAGRSCWLDPYQKAWRTALNDFSVGIELEGDDVTPFTKAQYQRLVAVTQWLIARYPQLDKSRITGHAHVAPLRKTDPGPAFDWAYYYQQLDA from the coding sequence ATGAAAAGAACAATCGGTAAGGGGCAGTGGCCAAGCGCTAGGCAAAAGATATCGTCTAACTGCGATCTGCGCCCAAAAAATGAGGTCTCGCTACTACTTATTCATGCTATTAGTTTGCCGCCAGGTCAGTTTAGTGGCGATGCCATTGAGGCGCTGTTTACTAACCAGCTAGAGCCAGAAGATCACCCCTATTTTGCTGAGATCGCGCATCTTAGAGTATCAGCTCACTTTTTGATTCGACGCAATGGCGAATGCTTACAGTTTGTTGATACGGATCATCGCGCTTGGCATGCCGGGCGTTCATGCTGGCTGGATCCGTATCAAAAAGCGTGGCGAACAGCTCTAAATGACTTTTCGGTAGGTATTGAACTGGAAGGTGATGACGTGACCCCCTTTACCAAAGCGCAATATCAAAGGTTAGTAGCGGTAACTCAGTGGCTAATAGCGCGCTATCCACAGCTGGATAAGTCACGCATTACCGGTCATGCCCACGTGGCTCCACTGCGTAAAACTGATCCAGGTCCAGCCTTTGACTGGGCTTATTATTATCAACAGTTAGATGCTTAG
- the nadC gene encoding carboxylating nicotinate-nucleotide diphosphorylase — protein sequence MHYENALAEEIRASAARLLAEDIGPGDITAQLIPENQWATATIITREPAVLCGVAWVDEIFRRLDSRVTLRWQAADGDFLRADQCFLELEGPARSLLTGERAALNMLQTLSATATSTRHYVDLIDGTNVRLLDTRKTLPGMRLAQKYAVTCGGGHNHRIGLWDAFLIKENHIAACGGIQAAVAQARKLASDLPVEVEVETFEELDQALAAGADIIMLDNFALEDLHVAVEINGGRATLEASGNVSASTLKAIADTGVDCISSGALTKDLKSIDLSMRITHTFDV from the coding sequence ATGCATTATGAAAACGCTCTTGCCGAAGAGATACGCGCTAGCGCAGCCCGCCTATTGGCCGAGGACATTGGTCCTGGCGATATTACAGCGCAGCTAATCCCTGAGAACCAATGGGCAACCGCAACTATCATTACTCGGGAACCCGCAGTGCTCTGTGGTGTTGCCTGGGTCGACGAAATTTTTCGACGGTTAGATAGCCGCGTTACGCTACGTTGGCAGGCAGCAGACGGCGACTTTCTTCGAGCAGATCAATGCTTTTTAGAGTTAGAGGGGCCTGCGCGTAGCCTACTGACGGGAGAGCGCGCTGCCCTGAATATGCTTCAAACATTGTCTGCCACGGCTACTTCAACGCGACATTACGTTGATTTAATTGACGGTACTAATGTCCGCTTACTTGATACTCGTAAAACGTTGCCTGGTATGCGCCTAGCCCAAAAGTACGCAGTAACTTGCGGCGGCGGACACAATCATCGTATTGGATTGTGGGATGCATTCTTAATTAAAGAGAATCATATTGCTGCCTGTGGCGGCATTCAAGCAGCCGTTGCGCAAGCCCGTAAACTGGCAAGTGACCTGCCAGTAGAGGTAGAGGTGGAAACGTTTGAGGAGCTTGATCAGGCACTGGCCGCAGGAGCAGATATTATTATGCTCGATAATTTTGCTTTAGAAGACTTGCATGTAGCAGTCGAAATAAATGGTGGACGGGCAACGCTTGAGGCCTCTGGTAATGTCAGTGCATCAACATTGAAGGCAATTGCCGATACCGGCGTTGACTGCATTTCTAGCGGGGCACTTACCAAAGACCTGAAATCAATCGACTTATCGATGCGTATTACTCACACTTTTGACGTTTAA
- a CDS encoding GNAT family N-acetyltransferase yields the protein MLSTNVTSTNACQTPSVPTPRITYREGFARDAADQAEVFYHAVMQGAASHYGVDERRAWANALPREASAWAARQMLYTTLVASCDGRCVGFLELDVAAKRIETLYVWPSLTGRGIGTTLLIHAERMLLEQGVSRVEIEASSVLYERLLRRGFTNLGEQWVERSGELLKRYRLVKKLNAVET from the coding sequence ATGCTAAGTACTAATGTGACAAGTACTAACGCGTGCCAAACACCTTCTGTGCCTACTCCACGAATTACCTATCGTGAAGGGTTTGCTCGCGATGCAGCTGACCAAGCAGAGGTGTTTTATCACGCTGTGATGCAGGGCGCCGCTTCCCACTATGGTGTCGACGAACGCCGAGCTTGGGCAAATGCACTGCCACGTGAGGCAAGCGCCTGGGCGGCCAGGCAAATGCTTTATACTACGTTAGTTGCAAGCTGTGATGGGCGATGTGTAGGGTTTTTAGAGCTGGACGTTGCGGCTAAACGTATAGAGACACTTTATGTGTGGCCATCACTGACTGGACGTGGGATCGGTACCACGTTGTTGATACACGCTGAACGTATGTTGCTTGAGCAGGGCGTGTCGCGTGTAGAAATTGAAGCAAGCTCAGTGCTTTATGAACGATTGCTGCGCCGAGGTTTTACCAACCTCGGCGAGCAGTGGGTAGAGCGAAGTGGTGAACTTTTGAAACGCTATCGTTTAGTCAAAAAGCTTAACGCTGTCGAAACCTAA
- the tsaA gene encoding tRNA (N6-threonylcarbamoyladenosine(37)-N6)-methyltransferase TrmO: MHDIFANESFTINSIGYIESDYPDKFGIPRQPGLATAAKATLVLTPPFNTSLSIRGLEAFSHLWISFIFHCSPEGWAPLVRPPRLGGNKKIGVFASRSTHRPNRLGLSLVELVGIDTHHGVRLLLKGADLMTGTPVVDIKPYLPWTEAHPNARSGFAPTPPPFYPVKFSSAAETALAQRADASDLKQLITQVLGQDPRPAYHHGQAEREYGMQLRDVNIRFQIQQIPESGNVVHVINIQKMINN; encoded by the coding sequence ATGCACGATATATTCGCAAATGAATCGTTTACCATCAATTCTATAGGTTACATTGAAAGCGATTATCCTGATAAGTTTGGCATTCCTCGCCAACCAGGGCTAGCGACAGCAGCGAAAGCGACGCTGGTATTAACGCCCCCTTTCAACACATCATTAAGCATTCGTGGACTGGAGGCATTTAGCCACTTATGGATCAGCTTTATTTTTCACTGTAGTCCTGAAGGGTGGGCCCCCCTTGTACGCCCTCCTCGACTGGGTGGCAACAAAAAAATAGGGGTATTCGCGAGTCGTAGCACACATCGGCCTAATCGTTTAGGTCTGTCGCTTGTTGAGCTAGTGGGTATTGATACGCACCACGGTGTACGTCTCTTGCTTAAAGGGGCAGATTTAATGACGGGCACGCCCGTAGTCGATATCAAACCTTACTTGCCTTGGACTGAAGCACACCCAAATGCACGCTCAGGCTTTGCCCCAACACCCCCCCCCTTCTACCCTGTAAAGTTCTCCTCAGCGGCCGAAACGGCGCTCGCCCAACGCGCAGATGCTAGTGACTTAAAGCAGCTGATTACCCAAGTGTTAGGCCAAGACCCACGCCCGGCCTACCACCATGGCCAAGCAGAACGGGAATATGGCATGCAGTTAAGAGATGTTAATATTCGTTTTCAAATACAACAGATACCTGAATCAGGCAACGTCGTTCATGTAATTAACATTCAAAAGATGATTAACAATTAA
- a CDS encoding CHASE2 domain-containing protein has protein sequence MGSLLLPIAFFLYSLSPLLSDNFFYDTWLSRQSEPPSADILVVAIDEPSLQALGRWPWPRDVHTRLIDQLNAAGVQSIVLDFLLVEPSRLTEEDAGLANAMRRHGSTYLPMALLSESLLEGSTRDILIPPSPLFSAAKGVGHINVVLDTDGVARSVELLTERRGDVWPQLMTLLADEENKGERNVSNWPTEAIRIPFRGPTGTYPTVSYHDVLMGYVPDSLLRGRTVLVGMTALGLGDRYNVSLLSSGLMPGVEVHAHLLDALRNETYIRQVGSWIGAFLASLPIVVLMLLAWWLRFRFLLLVVLSLGAGVLCVSVVALSFRWWWPPFASLIALGIAFIAIVWQSQAALLSWFKRELELLYQEPSILPFREPDDIRGEGGKLYQQSQALEFALSRIVEGRRFILDAMHSLPLPIFILNKKGEILLANKKALAICWEEGGHAIDHIDTLPSFLTFEEKHGFSTIWPPQPTGMSDVNGIQIGGLCTDRDGRTYRLEMGELSTKTNSAAGGWLVWLVDLTSEVEAEAQRSSMLSFLSHDMKAPQARALAFLEAQKDPTSAATQANFYSYLEQCLTMGLGMINDFINLTRAKSFDLKKEFLLFEDVVMEVLDQVYPLAKVKDIKIVSKLKDEDGAPMMGDKNYLARAVFNLIENAVKYTPSGGEVNVFVYRQDKWVVLQVSDNGVGIESDGINDIFDDFTRSDKDGVAEGHGLGLALVKTVAAKHGGEIHCESELGSGSQFTMKLPSCEL, from the coding sequence ATGGGCAGTTTACTACTGCCCATTGCTTTTTTTCTTTATAGTTTGTCGCCCTTACTGTCTGATAATTTTTTTTACGACACTTGGCTGTCCAGGCAATCAGAGCCTCCCTCTGCCGATATTTTGGTTGTAGCGATCGATGAGCCCAGTCTACAAGCATTGGGTCGTTGGCCTTGGCCTAGAGATGTTCACACAAGGCTGATTGATCAGTTGAATGCAGCGGGTGTGCAATCCATTGTGTTGGACTTCTTACTCGTTGAGCCAAGTCGGCTAACGGAAGAAGATGCGGGGCTTGCCAATGCAATGCGTCGCCATGGCAGCACTTATCTACCAATGGCACTGCTTTCTGAATCTTTATTGGAAGGTAGTACACGAGATATTTTAATCCCCCCTTCTCCATTATTCTCTGCCGCGAAGGGGGTTGGGCATATCAACGTGGTACTTGATACTGATGGCGTGGCTCGGTCGGTGGAATTGTTGACTGAGCGCCGGGGTGATGTATGGCCACAGCTCATGACGCTTCTTGCGGATGAAGAGAATAAAGGAGAGCGTAATGTATCAAACTGGCCAACTGAGGCAATAAGAATACCGTTTCGAGGCCCGACGGGCACATATCCAACTGTTTCTTACCATGATGTATTAATGGGGTATGTTCCCGACTCTTTACTTAGGGGGCGCACTGTCTTAGTGGGCATGACCGCTCTTGGTTTGGGCGATCGTTATAATGTATCGTTACTATCTTCTGGTCTAATGCCAGGGGTTGAAGTACATGCCCACTTACTCGATGCCCTACGAAATGAAACTTATATACGCCAAGTAGGCAGCTGGATAGGGGCATTTTTAGCAAGTTTGCCTATTGTAGTCTTAATGCTATTGGCCTGGTGGCTAAGATTTCGATTTTTATTATTAGTGGTGCTATCGCTCGGTGCTGGAGTGTTGTGTGTTTCTGTAGTGGCGCTGAGCTTTAGGTGGTGGTGGCCCCCTTTTGCGAGCTTAATAGCATTGGGTATCGCCTTCATTGCAATTGTTTGGCAAAGCCAGGCAGCATTGCTGTCTTGGTTTAAGCGAGAGCTGGAATTGTTATATCAAGAGCCATCTATCCTGCCATTTAGGGAGCCAGATGATATCCGAGGAGAGGGTGGGAAGCTTTATCAGCAGTCTCAAGCACTTGAGTTTGCGCTAAGTCGAATTGTAGAAGGGCGGCGATTTATATTAGATGCAATGCACTCATTGCCGCTCCCTATCTTCATACTAAATAAGAAGGGAGAAATTCTGCTAGCAAATAAGAAAGCATTGGCGATTTGTTGGGAAGAAGGAGGGCATGCCATCGATCACATTGATACTTTGCCATCCTTTCTAACTTTTGAAGAGAAACACGGTTTTTCGACTATATGGCCACCCCAGCCAACTGGTATGAGTGACGTCAACGGCATTCAAATAGGTGGCTTATGTACTGACAGGGATGGGCGAACGTACCGGCTTGAAATGGGAGAGTTATCTACAAAGACGAATAGTGCCGCTGGGGGCTGGTTAGTATGGCTGGTTGACCTGACGAGTGAAGTAGAAGCTGAAGCACAGCGATCGAGTATGCTTAGCTTCTTGTCACATGATATGAAAGCTCCTCAGGCAAGAGCGCTAGCATTTCTAGAAGCCCAAAAAGATCCAACGTCGGCCGCAACACAGGCTAATTTCTATAGTTATTTGGAACAATGCCTCACGATGGGGCTTGGGATGATTAATGACTTTATTAATTTAACGCGAGCCAAGTCATTTGACTTGAAAAAAGAGTTTTTGTTGTTTGAAGATGTTGTTATGGAAGTGTTGGATCAAGTTTACCCACTTGCGAAAGTAAAAGATATTAAAATAGTGAGCAAGTTAAAAGATGAAGATGGCGCCCCGATGATGGGCGACAAAAACTATCTTGCAAGAGCGGTCTTTAACTTAATTGAAAATGCAGTTAAGTATACGCCTTCTGGGGGCGAAGTTAATGTGTTTGTGTATCGACAGGATAAGTGGGTTGTGCTGCAGGTTTCTGACAATGGCGTAGGTATTGAGTCCGATGGGATTAACGATATTTTTGACGACTTTACCCGCAGCGATAAAGATGGCGTGGCGGAAGGGCACGGCCTAGGGCTAGCATTAGTGAAAACGGTAGCAGCTAAGCATGGCGGCGAAATTCACTGTGAAAGTGAGCTTGGTAGTGGTAGTCAGTTTACAATGAAGCTTCCTTCTTGTGAGCTTTGA